The following coding sequences lie in one Paracidovorax avenae genomic window:
- a CDS encoding response regulator transcription factor: MEPVSNATVYIVDDDAGVREALAWLLRSRRVPSESFDSAEAFEAMLGDRPVLRQPCCLLLDVRMPGMSGLALFDRLAERGLTGALPVIFLTGHADVPTAVATVKRGAFDFCEKPFSDNLLVDRIEQALAQSARYLEEAHQRNDLKHRLAELTERESDVMRLVVEGLPNKLIADQLDISVRTVEVHRARVFDKMQVKSAVELANLLRSAG, encoded by the coding sequence ATGGAACCCGTCTCCAACGCCACCGTGTACATCGTGGACGACGACGCCGGCGTGCGCGAAGCGCTCGCATGGCTGTTGCGATCGCGCCGCGTCCCCAGCGAGTCCTTCGACAGTGCGGAAGCCTTCGAGGCCATGCTGGGCGACCGGCCCGTGCTGCGCCAGCCGTGCTGCCTGCTGCTGGACGTGCGCATGCCCGGCATGAGCGGGCTGGCGCTGTTCGACCGCCTGGCCGAGCGCGGGCTGACCGGCGCCCTGCCGGTGATCTTCCTCACCGGCCATGCCGATGTGCCCACGGCGGTGGCCACCGTGAAGCGCGGTGCCTTCGATTTCTGCGAGAAGCCTTTCTCGGACAACCTGCTGGTGGACCGCATCGAGCAGGCCCTGGCGCAATCCGCCCGGTACCTGGAAGAAGCGCACCAGCGCAACGACCTGAAGCACCGGCTCGCCGAACTCACGGAGCGCGAGAGCGACGTGATGCGCCTGGTGGTGGAAGGATTGCCCAACAAGCTGATAGCGGACCAGCTGGACATCAGCGTGCGCACGGTGGAAGTCCACCGTGCGCGCGTGTTCGACAAGATGCAGGTCAAATCGGCCGTGGAACTGGCGAACCTGTTGCGCTCGGCCGGCTGA
- a CDS encoding nitrogen regulation protein NR(II) has product MSTAPTPATGADAATPLPPAAGALARWPWRRWHIAWRRWSLWTALVLLVAGMLVTQVWLAGRYEASEVQNRLDRDAADAVADIRTGFTHNLQNLQALQAGGPDSASWEARAAQLLGSRRELVRIEWRDPALRVRAHAETPYRPVQWDAETRSGTHSNTALACGNARRVGGPSYSGSYYQPLGEGRGAEMMELCIPLTNEGVNTGYLVATYSLQNVLVEMVVPGLKRGQEVSFTEADGTRLAMVGANRRGTRMFSTQQLFDLPGTALVLRMDSWHSAPSVFPNVLTALVTAMSIALITVLVVLVRDNRRRLRAERDLGDALAFRKAMEDSLVTGLRARDLQGRITYVNPAFCEMVGFSAQELLGQADRPPYWPPEFVDEYLRRQRGRLSGQHPPPREGYESTFMRKDGTRFPVLIFEAPLINAQGLHTGWMSAFLDVSEQRRIEELSRASQERLQATARLATVGEMASLLSHELNQPLAAIASYASGSINLLESAEASPGSHGPVSFLPDVRVGLQRIAQQAERAGRVIKSVHDFVRRRDQTREPVAAEDLLDAVLPLIRLQAHKLRVQIRIGVEPQLPRVLCDRTMVEQVLLNLARNSMQAMDEPGTPHRLLELRVRRAASNAQNAWLEFQVIDAGPGIPDDVGAKLFTPFFTTRAEGMGLGLSLCRTVVEQHGGFLGHAPHAPRGTVFTFTLPACPHAGAEPDTETRNA; this is encoded by the coding sequence GTGAGCACCGCCCCCACGCCCGCGACCGGCGCGGATGCCGCCACCCCGCTGCCGCCGGCGGCGGGCGCGCTGGCGCGCTGGCCCTGGCGCCGGTGGCACATCGCATGGCGGCGCTGGTCGCTCTGGACCGCGCTCGTGCTGCTCGTCGCCGGCATGCTGGTCACGCAGGTGTGGCTGGCGGGGCGCTACGAAGCCTCCGAAGTGCAGAACCGCCTCGACCGCGACGCCGCCGACGCCGTGGCCGACATCCGCACGGGCTTCACCCACAACCTGCAGAACCTCCAGGCGCTGCAGGCGGGCGGCCCCGACAGCGCCAGCTGGGAGGCGCGCGCCGCCCAGCTCCTGGGCAGCCGCCGCGAACTGGTGCGCATCGAATGGCGGGACCCCGCCCTGCGCGTGCGGGCGCATGCCGAAACGCCCTACCGGCCCGTGCAGTGGGACGCGGAAACCCGCAGCGGCACGCACTCCAATACCGCCCTGGCCTGCGGCAATGCCCGGCGCGTGGGCGGGCCCTCGTATTCGGGCAGCTACTACCAGCCGCTGGGCGAGGGCCGGGGCGCGGAAATGATGGAGTTGTGCATCCCGTTGACGAACGAGGGGGTCAACACCGGCTACCTGGTCGCCACGTACTCGCTGCAGAACGTGCTGGTGGAAATGGTGGTGCCGGGGCTCAAGCGCGGCCAGGAAGTGTCGTTCACCGAGGCCGACGGCACCCGGCTCGCCATGGTGGGCGCCAACCGGCGCGGCACGCGCATGTTCAGCACGCAGCAGCTCTTCGACCTGCCCGGCACGGCTCTCGTGCTGCGCATGGACAGCTGGCACAGCGCGCCGAGCGTGTTCCCCAACGTGCTCACGGCGCTGGTCACGGCCATGTCCATCGCGCTGATCACCGTGCTCGTGGTGCTGGTGCGCGACAACCGCCGGCGCCTGCGCGCCGAGCGCGACCTGGGCGACGCGCTCGCATTCCGCAAGGCCATGGAGGATTCGCTCGTCACCGGGCTGCGTGCCCGCGACCTCCAGGGGCGCATCACCTACGTGAACCCCGCCTTCTGCGAGATGGTCGGATTCTCCGCGCAGGAGTTGCTGGGCCAGGCCGATCGCCCGCCCTACTGGCCGCCGGAGTTCGTCGATGAATACCTGCGGCGCCAGAGGGGGCGGCTGTCCGGGCAGCATCCGCCGCCGCGCGAGGGCTACGAGTCCACCTTCATGCGCAAGGACGGCACGCGCTTTCCGGTGCTGATCTTCGAAGCGCCACTGATCAATGCGCAAGGCCTGCACACGGGCTGGATGAGCGCGTTCCTGGACGTGAGCGAGCAGCGTCGCATCGAGGAGCTCTCGCGGGCTTCCCAGGAGCGCCTGCAGGCCACCGCGCGCCTGGCCACCGTGGGCGAAATGGCATCGCTGCTGAGCCATGAGCTCAACCAGCCGCTCGCGGCCATCGCCAGCTACGCTTCCGGGTCGATCAACCTCCTGGAATCGGCGGAAGCCTCGCCGGGATCCCATGGTCCGGTGTCGTTCCTGCCGGACGTGCGCGTGGGCCTGCAACGCATCGCGCAGCAGGCCGAGCGCGCCGGACGGGTCATCAAGAGCGTGCACGACTTCGTGCGCCGCCGCGACCAGACACGCGAACCCGTCGCAGCGGAAGACCTGCTGGATGCCGTGCTGCCCCTGATCCGCCTGCAGGCGCACAAGCTGCGCGTGCAGATCCGCATCGGCGTGGAGCCGCAACTGCCCCGCGTGCTCTGCGACCGCACCATGGTCGAGCAGGTGCTGCTCAACCTCGCGCGGAACTCCATGCAGGCCATGGACGAGCCCGGCACGCCGCACCGCCTGCTGGAGCTGCGGGTGAGGCGCGCGGCCTCCAATGCGCAGAATGCGTGGCTGGAGTTCCAGGTGATCGATGCCGGCCCCGGCATTCCGGACGACGTGGGCGCCAAGCTGTTCACGCCGTTCTTCACCACCCGCGCGGAAGGCATGGGGCTGGGGCTGAGCCTGTGCCGCACCGTGGTCGAGCAGCATGGCGGCTTCCTGGGCCACGCGCCGCATGCACCGCGTGGTACGGTATTCACCTTCACCCTGCCGGCCTGTCCCCATGCTGGCGCCGAACCCGACACCGAAACCCGGAACGCCTGA
- a CDS encoding carbon-nitrogen hydrolase family protein: MNAAALQMVSGLQVQDNLRQARRLLEDAAARGVELAALPEYFCAMGARDTDKLALRETFGEGVIQDFLAQAARELGMWIVGGTLPLRCGSEHHVRNTTLVFSPAGECVARYDKIHLFRFDNGRERFDEAAVIEAGGTPARFTMTARDGSAWRVGLSVCYDLRFPELYRAHARAGADVLLVPSAFTHTTGQAHWEVLLRARAVENLAYVVAPAQGGTHENGRRTWGHSMVVDPWGQVLAQQAEGPGVVAAPLDGERLRQVRSQLPALDHRVL, encoded by the coding sequence ATGAACGCCGCCGCACTGCAGATGGTTTCCGGCCTCCAGGTGCAGGACAACCTCCGGCAGGCCCGCCGCCTGCTGGAGGATGCCGCTGCCCGGGGCGTCGAACTGGCGGCCCTGCCCGAGTATTTCTGCGCCATGGGCGCCCGCGATACCGACAAGCTGGCATTGCGCGAGACCTTCGGCGAAGGGGTGATCCAGGATTTCCTCGCGCAGGCCGCGCGGGAGCTGGGAATGTGGATCGTCGGCGGCACGCTGCCCCTGCGCTGCGGCAGCGAGCACCACGTGCGCAACACCACCCTCGTGTTCTCGCCCGCGGGCGAGTGCGTGGCGCGCTACGACAAGATCCACCTGTTCCGGTTCGACAACGGGCGCGAGCGCTTCGACGAGGCCGCCGTCATCGAGGCCGGCGGCACCCCCGCGCGCTTCACCATGACGGCCCGCGACGGCTCCGCATGGCGCGTGGGCCTGTCGGTGTGCTATGACCTGCGCTTTCCCGAGCTCTACCGCGCCCACGCCCGGGCCGGCGCGGACGTGCTGCTGGTGCCCAGCGCCTTCACCCACACCACGGGCCAGGCCCACTGGGAGGTGCTGCTGCGCGCCCGCGCGGTGGAGAACCTCGCCTACGTGGTCGCGCCGGCACAGGGGGGCACGCACGAGAATGGCCGGCGCACCTGGGGCCACAGCATGGTGGTGGACCCGTGGGGGCAGGTGCTGGCGCAGCAGGCCGAAGGCCCTGGCGTGGTGGCTGCACCGCTCGACGGCGAGCGCCTGCGGCAGGTGCGCTCCCAGCTGCCTGCGCTGGACCATCGCGTCCTGTGA
- a CDS encoding YhdP family protein, which yields MIETTPHPSRLLRCMAGLARWSLGLLIAFWLLVAVAWGVLHGWIVPRIGEWRPALEAQATKALGVPVRIGALSARSEGLVPAIELTDVALLDPQGREALRLPRVVAALSPRSALRLGFEQLYIERPELDVRREADGQLVVGGIRLHGGAGSGDGGAAADWVFSQGEVALRGGTVRWTDAMRGAPPLELSDVDIVLRNRGWRHAMRLDATPPPSWGDRFTLMGRFRQPLLTTHGGAWRQWSGLLFAQFGRVDVSRLRQHADIEGIDVVQGRGALRAWLDVRRGEVAGGTADVALADVEATLGKGLEPLALASVAGRVGGRWLEGGFEASTEGLQFLTRDGLRWPGGNVSIRQAGRDPRVPEREQGELRADRLDLAALAQVASRLPLGDALHGALDRFGPRGTVEEIQASWRGPLDAPRQYQARGRVAGLALADGAAVKTSGMPGVRGAAVDFEFTQAGGKASVAIQDGALVLPEVFEDPTVPLERLSASVRWQVEGERIALQVPDLQFSNADAQGEARMAWTTGDPKRSSSRSRFPGVLDLSGELRRADGTRVHRYLPLAIPAETRHYVRDAVTAGTASSVQFRVKGDLHDIPFNHPGQGEFHIAARLRDVTYAYVPPGLQHAGDPVWPALTQLAGELVFDRSSMAVRGATGSFAGTPRLRVDRVEARIPDLAHSVVGVQAQAQGPLADMLAFMAASPLSRLTSHALDQATGTGNAGLQLSLSLPISHIDQSKVQGSLAFAGNDVRITPDVPVITRTRGAVQFSDTGFTLANVQGRALGGDLRLEGGMRSAASGANALESSVQVRGQGVATAEGLREAVQWPGLPELARHATGSAAYALALGVRRGLPEVLVTTNLQGMALDLPAPLGKAADAVRPVRYESQLARESAVPADAGADPPVREQMTVDIGGIGSASYVLDHSGPVPRVLRGAIGIGLAPGESAVMPERGVSANVHTDLLDLDAWQDVLGRQAAGPASAPASAPEAGASTPAASAAAPGGSARMPEGGAQEFLPTVLAARAKTLVLQGRTLHDVVAGGSREGSTWRANLDARELSGYVEYRPDGEGDESGGRVFARLSRLSVPQSEAQQVEESLLDSRTESTTMPALDIIVQDFELRGRRLGRIEVEAQNRGGAGAPREWRLSKLNLTVPEASFTSSGNWVLLGGGAAGARRRTSMDFRLDIRDSGQLLARFGMEGVVRRGKGRMEGQVAWMGAPLDPDYRSMSGQINVNVESGQFLKADPGLAKLLGVLSLQSLPRRLTLDFRDVFSEGFAFDFVRGDVRIEQGVATTNNLQMKGVNAAVLMEGSADLDHETQNLHVVVVPEINAMTASLVATAINPVVGLGSFLAQVFLRGPLIQAATQEFRIDGTWTDPRIVRVPRRRTGAEPPATASPEEAAAPAPASTASQRKAPASRGAEEKEP from the coding sequence ATGATTGAGACGACACCGCACCCCTCCCGCCTGCTCCGATGCATGGCGGGCCTTGCGCGGTGGTCACTGGGACTGCTGATCGCCTTCTGGCTGCTGGTCGCCGTGGCCTGGGGGGTGCTCCACGGCTGGATTGTGCCGCGAATCGGAGAGTGGCGCCCCGCGCTGGAAGCCCAGGCCACGAAAGCCTTGGGGGTACCCGTGCGCATCGGGGCGCTGTCGGCGCGCTCCGAGGGCCTGGTGCCGGCCATCGAACTGACCGACGTGGCCCTGCTCGACCCGCAGGGCCGCGAAGCCCTGCGCCTGCCGCGGGTGGTGGCGGCGCTCTCCCCGCGCTCCGCGCTGCGCCTGGGATTCGAGCAGCTGTACATCGAGCGGCCCGAGCTGGATGTGCGTCGCGAAGCCGACGGCCAGCTGGTGGTGGGCGGCATCCGGCTGCATGGCGGGGCGGGCTCCGGCGACGGAGGCGCGGCCGCCGACTGGGTGTTCTCGCAGGGAGAGGTGGCGCTGCGCGGCGGTACGGTGCGCTGGACGGACGCGATGCGCGGAGCGCCTCCGCTGGAGCTGTCCGACGTGGACATCGTGCTGCGCAACCGGGGCTGGCGGCATGCCATGCGCCTGGACGCCACGCCACCCCCGTCCTGGGGTGACCGGTTCACGCTGATGGGCCGCTTCCGGCAGCCGCTGCTCACCACCCATGGCGGTGCGTGGAGGCAATGGAGCGGCCTGCTGTTCGCGCAGTTCGGGCGGGTGGACGTCTCCCGCCTGCGCCAGCATGCGGACATCGAGGGCATCGACGTGGTGCAGGGCCGCGGCGCCCTGCGCGCCTGGCTGGACGTGCGGCGTGGCGAGGTGGCGGGCGGCACGGCGGATGTGGCGCTGGCCGACGTGGAGGCCACGCTGGGAAAGGGGCTGGAGCCCCTGGCACTGGCTTCGGTCGCGGGCCGCGTGGGCGGGCGCTGGCTGGAAGGCGGCTTCGAGGCGTCCACCGAGGGGCTGCAGTTCCTGACCCGCGACGGCCTGCGCTGGCCTGGCGGGAATGTGTCCATCCGGCAGGCCGGCAGGGATCCCCGCGTGCCCGAGCGCGAGCAGGGCGAGCTGCGCGCCGACCGGCTCGACCTGGCGGCGCTGGCCCAGGTCGCCAGCCGCCTGCCACTGGGCGACGCGCTGCACGGGGCGCTCGACCGGTTCGGCCCGCGGGGCACCGTGGAGGAGATCCAGGCGAGCTGGCGAGGCCCTCTGGATGCCCCCCGGCAGTACCAGGCCCGGGGCCGGGTGGCAGGCCTGGCGCTGGCCGACGGCGCGGCGGTGAAAACCTCCGGCATGCCGGGCGTGCGGGGCGCCGCGGTGGATTTCGAGTTCACCCAGGCGGGCGGCAAGGCGTCCGTGGCCATCCAGGACGGCGCCTTGGTGCTGCCGGAAGTCTTCGAGGACCCTACCGTGCCGCTGGAGCGGCTGTCCGCCAGCGTGCGCTGGCAGGTGGAGGGCGAGCGCATCGCGCTGCAGGTGCCCGACCTGCAGTTCTCGAACGCCGACGCCCAGGGCGAGGCCCGCATGGCCTGGACCACCGGCGACCCGAAGCGGTCCTCAAGCCGTTCCCGCTTCCCGGGCGTGCTGGACCTGAGCGGGGAACTGCGCCGTGCCGACGGCACGCGCGTGCACCGCTACCTGCCGCTGGCCATTCCCGCCGAAACCCGGCACTACGTGCGCGATGCGGTGACGGCCGGTACGGCGTCCAGCGTGCAGTTCCGCGTCAAGGGTGACCTGCACGACATCCCGTTCAACCATCCCGGCCAGGGAGAGTTCCACATCGCAGCCAGGCTGCGGGACGTGACCTATGCCTATGTGCCGCCGGGCCTGCAGCATGCGGGCGATCCGGTCTGGCCGGCGCTCACGCAGCTGGCGGGCGAACTGGTGTTCGACCGCTCCAGCATGGCGGTGCGCGGGGCGACAGGCAGCTTCGCAGGCACGCCGCGGCTGCGCGTGGACCGGGTCGAGGCCCGCATTCCCGATCTCGCCCACAGCGTGGTGGGCGTGCAGGCCCAGGCGCAGGGGCCCCTGGCCGACATGCTGGCCTTCATGGCGGCATCACCCCTCTCGCGTCTCACCTCGCATGCCCTGGACCAGGCGACCGGTACCGGCAATGCCGGCCTGCAGTTGTCCCTGAGCCTGCCGATCAGCCATATCGACCAGTCGAAGGTGCAGGGCAGCCTGGCGTTCGCGGGCAACGATGTGCGCATCACTCCGGACGTGCCCGTCATCACCCGCACCCGGGGCGCGGTGCAGTTCAGCGACACCGGTTTCACCCTGGCGAACGTGCAGGGGCGGGCGCTGGGCGGCGACCTGCGGCTGGAGGGCGGCATGCGGTCCGCGGCATCCGGGGCGAATGCGCTGGAGTCCTCGGTGCAGGTGCGGGGCCAGGGCGTGGCCACGGCCGAGGGCCTGCGCGAGGCGGTGCAGTGGCCCGGGCTGCCCGAGCTGGCCCGCCATGCCACGGGCAGCGCCGCGTATGCGCTGGCCCTGGGCGTGCGCCGGGGCCTGCCCGAGGTGCTGGTGACGACCAATCTGCAGGGCATGGCGCTGGACCTGCCTGCCCCCCTGGGCAAGGCCGCCGATGCGGTCCGCCCGGTGCGCTACGAGTCGCAGCTCGCCCGGGAGTCTGCCGTGCCCGCCGATGCCGGCGCCGATCCCCCGGTCCGCGAGCAGATGACGGTGGACATCGGCGGCATCGGTTCCGCGAGCTACGTGCTGGACCATTCCGGCCCGGTGCCACGCGTGCTGCGCGGCGCCATCGGCATCGGCCTCGCGCCCGGCGAGTCTGCGGTCATGCCGGAGCGGGGGGTGTCGGCCAATGTGCACACCGACCTCCTGGACCTGGACGCCTGGCAGGATGTGCTGGGCCGGCAGGCTGCCGGCCCGGCGTCGGCCCCGGCCTCCGCGCCGGAGGCGGGCGCTTCCACCCCTGCCGCATCTGCGGCTGCTCCGGGCGGCAGCGCGCGCATGCCCGAAGGTGGCGCGCAGGAGTTCCTGCCCACCGTGCTGGCCGCGCGCGCCAAGACCCTGGTCCTGCAGGGGCGCACGCTGCACGATGTCGTCGCAGGCGGTTCCCGCGAGGGCTCCACCTGGCGGGCCAATCTGGATGCCCGCGAACTCAGTGGATACGTGGAGTACCGCCCGGACGGCGAGGGCGACGAGTCCGGCGGCCGCGTGTTCGCCCGTCTGTCCCGGCTTTCCGTGCCCCAGAGCGAGGCCCAGCAGGTCGAGGAGTCGCTGCTGGACAGCCGCACCGAAAGCACCACGATGCCCGCGCTGGACATCATCGTGCAGGACTTCGAGCTGCGCGGCCGCAGGCTCGGCCGCATCGAGGTGGAGGCGCAGAACCGCGGTGGCGCAGGCGCTCCGCGGGAATGGCGCTTGTCGAAGCTCAACCTCACTGTGCCGGAGGCCAGCTTCACCTCCAGCGGCAACTGGGTGCTGCTGGGCGGCGGGGCCGCAGGCGCGCGCCGCCGCACCTCCATGGATTTCCGGCTCGACATCCGAGATTCCGGCCAGTTGCTGGCCCGCTTCGGCATGGAGGGCGTGGTGCGCCGCGGCAAGGGCCGCATGGAGGGGCAGGTCGCCTGGATGGGGGCGCCCCTCGATCCCGACTACCGTTCCATGTCGGGGCAGATCAATGTGAACGTGGAGTCCGGCCAGTTCCTCAAGGCCGACCCCGGACTGGCCAAGCTGCTGGGGGTGCTGAGCCTGCAGTCGCTGCCGCGGCGCCTGACGCTCGACTTCCGCGACGTGTTCAGCGAAGGCTTCGCGTTCGACTTCGTGCGGGGCGACGTGCGCATCGAGCAGGGCGTGGCCACCACCAACAACCTGCAGATGAAGGGCGTGAACGCCGCGGTGCTCATGGAGGGCAGCGCCGACCTGGACCATGAAACCCAGAACCTCCATGTCGTGGTGGTGCCCGAGATCAACGCCATGACGGCGTCGCTCGTGGCGACTGCCATCAACCCCGTCGTGGGGCTCGGAAGCTTCCTGGCGCAGGTGTTCCTGCGGGGGCCGCTCATCCAGGCGGCGACGCAGGAGTTCCGCATCGACGGTACCTGGACCGACCCGCGCATCGTGCGCGTGCCGCGGCGCCGCACGGGGGCGGAGCCGCCCGCCACCGCATCCCCGGAAGAGGCCGCCGCCCCTGCGCCGGCTTCCACTGCTTCCCAGCGCAAGGCGCCCGCATCCCGCGGCGCAGAGGAGAAAGAGCCATGA
- the glnE gene encoding bifunctional [glutamate--ammonia ligase]-adenylyl-L-tyrosine phosphorylase/[glutamate--ammonia-ligase] adenylyltransferase produces MSTPFAEPGGASAEHAAGAAHSRFHQRLQRRYAGETALLPPGAPTRQTMAEALQALRARGHDTGAALRVLRQLVMERLIRMDCEEGAPLSDVTRATTELAELALDEALRHARQDLDARHGPPQGPDGAPVALWIVGMGKLGARELNVSSDIDVIYVYEHEGETAGVDGGRGRISHQEYFGRAVKAIHALVGETTEHGFVFRMDLALRPNGNSGPPAVSLAALEEYLQVQGREWERFAWLKSRIVAPRDGLGHPAVQGLRAVVLPFVFRRYLDYSVFDSLRSLHRQIRDHAAKRSAGHPERANDVKLSRGGIREIEFTVQLLQVVRGGQFPELRCRPTLEALQRLARAGLMPQETADALAEAYTFLRRVEHRIQYLDDQQTHVLPTRDDDLAWIASTLGLGCCAFLHQLDAHRELVAQEFDTLLGGPGKRQCSGGGCGGPRAQSAPVPEFDTLLEQLPPKVRERVAEWRDHPRVAALRDEARTRLLRLVQRTARWLAEGRVNEDAAVRLVAWLEPLLRRESYLALLLERPSVHEHLMHLLGAAQWPARYMLQHPGVIDELAGDALLSERFVPADFEHEMELRIGSLRSTGEDDDEALLNLLRRAQHAETFRTLARDVERRITVEQVADDLSALADCVLRVTAAWCWDRLRNRHRDVPQFGIIGYGKLGGKELGYGSDLDIVFVFDDDDDRAPEIYAAFARKLINWLTVKTGEGDLYEIDTALRPNGSSGLLVTSFEAYANYQQRRGSNTAWTWEHQAMTRARFVLGSDALRDRFDAVRTAVITAPRDAAGLHAEIVAMRERVRAAHPVPAGQFDVKHSVGGMVDAEFAVQYLVLAHAGEHPGLCDNVGNIALLQRAEGAGLLPAGVGAAAASAYRTLRQVQHRARLNEEPTRVAPSSLHAEREAVMALWRAVFGGTAAP; encoded by the coding sequence ATGTCCACGCCGTTCGCTGAGCCCGGCGGCGCCTCCGCGGAGCATGCCGCCGGGGCCGCCCATTCCCGATTCCACCAGCGGCTGCAGCGCCGCTATGCCGGCGAAACCGCGCTGCTGCCGCCAGGCGCCCCCACCCGCCAGACCATGGCCGAGGCCCTGCAGGCCCTGCGCGCGCGCGGGCACGACACGGGCGCCGCCCTGCGCGTGCTGCGGCAACTGGTCATGGAGCGGCTGATCCGGATGGACTGCGAGGAAGGCGCGCCGCTGTCCGACGTCACCCGGGCCACGACCGAACTCGCGGAACTCGCGCTGGACGAAGCCCTGCGCCACGCACGCCAGGACCTCGATGCCCGCCATGGCCCGCCGCAGGGCCCGGACGGCGCCCCGGTGGCGCTCTGGATCGTCGGCATGGGCAAGCTGGGTGCGCGCGAACTGAACGTGTCCAGCGACATCGACGTGATCTATGTCTATGAGCACGAAGGCGAGACCGCGGGGGTGGACGGCGGCCGCGGCCGCATCTCCCACCAGGAATACTTCGGGCGCGCCGTGAAGGCCATCCACGCCCTGGTGGGAGAAACGACCGAGCACGGCTTCGTCTTCCGCATGGACCTGGCCCTGCGCCCCAACGGCAACTCCGGCCCGCCCGCCGTCTCGCTCGCCGCCCTGGAGGAATACCTGCAGGTGCAGGGCCGCGAATGGGAACGCTTCGCCTGGCTCAAGAGCCGCATCGTGGCGCCGCGCGACGGCCTGGGCCATCCGGCCGTGCAGGGCCTGCGCGCGGTGGTGCTGCCGTTCGTCTTTCGCCGTTACCTCGACTACAGCGTGTTCGATTCGCTGCGCTCGCTGCACCGGCAGATCCGCGACCATGCCGCGAAGCGCAGTGCGGGTCATCCCGAGCGGGCCAACGACGTCAAGCTCTCGCGCGGGGGCATCCGCGAGATCGAATTCACCGTGCAGCTGCTGCAGGTGGTGCGCGGCGGGCAGTTCCCCGAACTGCGCTGCCGCCCCACGCTGGAAGCCCTGCAGCGCCTCGCACGCGCCGGCCTCATGCCCCAGGAGACGGCCGATGCGCTGGCCGAGGCCTATACCTTCCTGCGCCGCGTGGAGCACCGCATCCAGTACCTGGACGACCAGCAGACCCACGTGCTGCCCACGCGCGACGACGACCTCGCCTGGATCGCCAGCACGCTGGGGCTCGGCTGCTGCGCCTTCCTGCACCAGCTCGATGCCCACCGCGAACTGGTGGCGCAGGAGTTCGACACGCTGCTGGGCGGCCCCGGCAAGCGCCAGTGCAGCGGAGGCGGCTGCGGCGGGCCGCGCGCGCAATCGGCTCCGGTGCCCGAGTTCGACACGCTGCTGGAGCAACTGCCCCCGAAGGTGCGCGAACGCGTGGCCGAATGGCGCGACCATCCGCGCGTGGCCGCGCTGCGCGACGAAGCCCGCACGCGGCTGCTGCGGCTGGTGCAGCGCACGGCGCGCTGGCTGGCCGAAGGCCGGGTGAACGAGGATGCCGCGGTGCGGCTCGTGGCCTGGCTGGAGCCGCTGCTGCGCCGGGAGAGCTATCTCGCGCTGCTGCTGGAGCGCCCGTCGGTGCATGAGCACCTGATGCACCTCCTGGGGGCCGCCCAGTGGCCGGCCCGCTACATGCTGCAGCACCCCGGCGTGATCGACGAACTGGCCGGGGACGCGCTGCTGTCCGAGCGCTTCGTTCCGGCGGATTTCGAACACGAAATGGAACTGCGCATCGGCTCGCTGCGCTCCACCGGCGAGGACGACGACGAGGCATTGCTCAATCTGCTGCGCCGCGCCCAGCATGCGGAAACCTTCCGCACCCTCGCGCGCGACGTGGAGCGGCGCATCACCGTCGAACAGGTGGCCGACGACCTGTCGGCCCTCGCCGACTGCGTGCTGCGCGTGACCGCCGCGTGGTGCTGGGACCGGCTGCGCAACCGGCACCGCGACGTGCCGCAGTTCGGCATCATCGGCTACGGCAAGCTCGGCGGCAAGGAACTGGGCTACGGCAGCGACCTGGACATCGTCTTCGTGTTCGACGACGACGACGACCGCGCACCAGAGATCTATGCCGCCTTCGCGCGCAAGCTCATCAACTGGCTCACGGTGAAGACCGGCGAAGGCGACCTCTACGAGATCGACACCGCCCTGCGGCCCAACGGCAGTTCGGGCCTGCTGGTCACGAGCTTCGAGGCCTATGCCAACTACCAGCAGCGCCGCGGCAGCAACACCGCCTGGACCTGGGAACACCAGGCCATGACGCGCGCGCGCTTCGTGCTCGGCAGCGATGCGCTGCGCGACCGCTTCGATGCCGTGCGCACCGCCGTCATCACGGCCCCGCGCGACGCCGCAGGCCTGCACGCGGAGATCGTCGCCATGCGCGAGCGCGTGCGTGCCGCGCACCCGGTGCCTGCAGGGCAGTTCGACGTGAAGCACAGCGTGGGCGGCATGGTCGATGCGGAATTCGCCGTTCAGTACCTCGTGCTCGCGCACGCGGGCGAGCACCCGGGCCTGTGCGACAACGTCGGCAACATCGCCCTGCTGCAGCGCGCGGAGGGCGCCGGCCTGCTGCCCGCGGGCGTCGGCGCGGCCGCCGCGTCGGCCTACCGGACATTGCGCCAGGTGCAGCACCGCGCGCGGCTCAACGAAGAGCCCACGCGCGTGGCACCCTCGTCGCTCCATGCCGAACGCGAGGCGGTGATGGCGCTGTGGCGGGCGGTATTCGGCGGCACGGCGGCGCCGTGA